The region GCGGGTTGGCGTTGACTGAGGAACTCTGGCCGTAGGAGTTCAGGTCGTAGATTTCGGACAGGGCACTGATGATGAGATCTTTGCAGTTGGCATTGTCTTTCACGTACTCGTGAGCTTTGACGTTGTTCATGAAGTAGTCGGATTGTAGGAGTGCCAGTCGAACCTGAAACACGCAAGGAGGAGGTTGGAGCACTGACAGTGATGGTTTCCCCCTCGGAAGCCTTTGGGGACAGCTCCAAAGCTGCGCTGCACCCACCTTGCTGAGCAAGCAGGCGATGTGCTGCCTCCTGTTCTGCGGGTCATGAGCGATCCACCTCAGCACAGCCTCAAACACGGCTTCTTCTCGCCGCACGTTGAGCTCATCCTTCTCAATGATGTGTGCCAGCTCCTCGGCAGAGAGGTCTAGGAACTCCtcggacacctgggacacctcctCGAAGTGGTGCAGGATGTACACGCAGGCAGCTGCGCGCAGGTCGGGGCAGTGGTAATAGTCAGTGAGTCTGCAAATGCCAATGCAATTCTCAAAGCACAGCCTGGAACTGAGGAACTCACAGCACAGGCTGACGATGCCCATGACATTGAACTGATCTGCTGCAGCTAGCAAACTCTCAACATTGTCCTCTGTGATCGGTACTGTCCCAGTGTAGGCGTAGTTGATGATGAGACCCATCATTTCAGCTGAAATGCCAGGGATTTGATAGACCATCTTGTCTGCGCTGTCCCAGTTGGTAAACAGAGTCCTGAAAACATGGTGTTGCTGTGTTAAACCCTGCTCCTGAATCCCCTGTGCTTCCCGTGCCTCCAGGGCACCAATTTTGGCCCTGGTAGGAGCCATTCTGGAAGGGCCCCATGGTTTATTGATTAATGATTTACTTGCTGGTTGTTTGAAAAAGGAGACACAGCCTCTGGAGCAtaccagagctggaggcagcaggggcttTCAcctgagaggagcagaggggcagaatccccccactgcctgctgcccacgctgtgGGGATGAGCCCAGGACAATGGGGGGTTTCAGTGCACACAGCCAGGGCATGTTcagcctctcacccaccagcaccccaagtccttttccccagggctgctctcaatccattcATCCCCCATCCCAAATTGACACTGGGACGGGGtttccccagcccaggtgcagcaccagcacttGGTCTTGGACCCCAGAGAGTCACAGGGTGTGGGGGaggcaaagctgggccaggctggccaggctccagccctgcactgggTCTGGGGCTCCTCCGACACCACTGCCAAGAGCCACTGATATGTGGATTGATCCTGGTGTCCAGGGAGGTGTGAGGACTGTGAGAAATCACTTGGTGAGGAGTTCAGGGCAGGTGGAAGTCCTGGAGAAGTGCCGAGGTGGGGTGACCTCAGTCAGGGCATAGTGTTTGTCCCCATCCCCTTGTGCTTCCAGGACTGACCTGAAGTAGATACTGCAGCAAGAGAGGATGAGCTTGTGAGCCTTGAATTCCACCCCATCCACACTGATGATCACATCACAGAATCTCCCTTCCAGGCGGAGTTCATTGGAGATGCTGCAACTCCTATCGCTCATCTTCCTCTCCATGGTGGAGGATGAATATTTGGTAGGTGCCAAGCTATCCCGCAGGTTGGAGCCAGAGGCAGTGGACCTTGCTGAGGTGTGTGGAGCACTCTGGTGTTGTCCCCAAACATCCAGCACTGAACCCCCTTGCTGGTTCTGGACTGTGGCCCATAATGACATCACAGATGCAGGGGTGACCCAGGCCCAGCGTTCTGTGGTTGCCCCCAGGCCTTGCTTCCCCACAGCCCGGGTTATGCTGGGCACTGTCTTGATGGAGCAGAACCAGCCACGTGCTCGATGCCCTGGCAGCCCTTCAGGAATATTTCACTGCCCATAAATGTGGGCATGAACCTCAGCTGAAGTGTCTTGTCTCGCCCAGGAGGAAGCTGAGGTACAGTCCAGCTCATGTTGGTGCTGTCAcacacactgtccctgctgctttgtcactggcattgtgccaggggaggtttaggttctATATGGGAAaagttgggaatttttttttcctgaatggCCTGTTTAGCCCTGGCATTAAAACCCAAACTTTTGGCTCATCTTGTGTGTTGTGGAATACTCCGGTGGCTGAAAACAAACCCAGTCCCAAGGAATTAGAACTTTTTATGTTCTTAACACCGCCTTGTAACAGGATATTGTAACATCCAATGTCACGGGCTGCCGAGGGCAGTAGATCCTCATCCCTTAAAAGCCTTGTGCATGTGGGACATCGCTTAGCGGTGGCCTTGACAATGCCGGGGGATGGTTCTTTGAGGGCATTTCCCCCGCCAGCGTTCCGTGAGTCAGCGCTCAGTGTTCAGGGGCTGCGGAGCGGTTCGGTGCCGGGAGCCCTGCGGGCACGAACgacttttcttttattttttaattaaaaaaaaccccaaatatagatagacagatagatagatagatagatagatagatagatagatagatagatagatagatagatagatttttggttggttgggggttttttgttttgttttgggggtttggttgttttttttgtttgtttggttttgggttttttgggttttttattattttttgttgtttgtttggggttttgggttttttttttttttttggggggggggggtttggttttttttttggtttttttttagttgctATATCTCGCCTTCCCGGCTCGTGGCGAGGCGAGCGCAGCcgccgcccggggccgcggcgggcgcggggcggagCACGGCAGCGTTCTCCGCTTCCCCGCCCGCAGCAACCGCGGAACGCGGCCCGAGCCCCGcccggcggccccgggcccCGCGTTCCGGTCCCGCCCCGCGGctgcgcggcccggcccggaaCGGAACGGaacggagcggagcggagcagGATGGTGAGAGCGGGGCTGCGGCTCTCAGGGCCCGGAGGGTCTCGGTGCCCCCGGAGCTGGGGGGCTCCGGGCGGCACCGAGCGGGGTCTGTGCCTGCAGGTGCCCGAGCTGGAGAAAGGCACGGTGCGGATCCGGCAGCCCGAGCGGGTGCGCGGCATCATCCGGTCCCTGCGGGAGCAGGGGGTGGCCAAACTGCAGGTACCGGTGCTCTGTCCTTCCCCGTCCCCCGGTCCCGGCTTCTCCCGGCCCTgcagggagaaggagagggagaaTCCCCCGAGCAGAGGGGTTCGGGGCTGTGGCTCCCCCCGGACCGACCTTTGGTTCCCGGTTATGAGCATGAGCTGTGCCGGTCCCCTGCTCCGCCCAGGCGGGATGGAGGCGCTCTCCGGTGCCGATAAGAGCTGCGGGGTGGGAGGGGGAGGACATCATCCGTCTGCCTCGTGGCTGCCAGCAGTGGCCACGGGAGATTAGCGGTGCTGGGTGCGCCTTCTCGCAGGTGGCAGCACCTCGGGCTCGCTCTGCGCTGGGTCACGCAGGGCTGTGCTTTCCTCCCCTCTTCCAGGTCATTTCTGACTTCGACATGACGCTGAGCAGGTTTGGTTGCAATGGCAGGCGCTGCCCCACGTCTCACAGTGAGTGCAAGCCGTTGTTTTTactgttgctagttctgtttggtttctgtgtttgtgtttgaTGTGGCTCCTGTGCCCTCCTCTGCCAAGCCTGGCCGCTCTgtcctgtcctcccctcactgCCCGGTGCCAGCTGCCctctgcaggagccaggagccagctgctgggctggctgcctTCACCCCACTGCCCACGGGCACCCAGGCTGCTGCCTGGCCAGGCCAGGGGCTCAGAGTGGGAGCCACTGCACCCCTCAGTGAGCCTGTGCTCAGGTCACGGTGTCCCCACGGCTTGTactgggagcagccagcactgagaCACAGGGGAGGTGCTGCAGAAAGCCTCTTTATGATTCTGTGCTACATCATTTTATCTTCTTTGCAGATATCCTTGATACCAGCCGTGTGATCAGCGAGGATGGCAAGAAGAAGGTGGGTGCTGTGTGTGAGGCTTGGCGGCCGTTGTACCTGTCACCTGTCACTGGGAGGTCACACTGGCTGCtttggcagctctcccagctgtggTGGCTGCCAGGATGGAGTGAGAAAGTGTCCAGGCTGCATTTCAGACAGAGGAGAAGTTAAAAAGGGAACTCGAATTTGCATGTGCAGCTGTGGGTGTTTCAGTTTGATAAGAGGAAGAAGTGAGGGTTGTTTGtacctgcagcacttggagcgAGGTGAGggccagccaggctgctgagagTTCCAGGTGTGCTCTGAGGGAAGCTGCTCAGTGACAGGGTTTTGGTTGTGTTTGGGAAGAGCAGTGCTTTGGAGAACTTCAGAAATGCTAGTTTTGTTTAGTCTCTTTAGACCTGATGTTCGCTTTGTTCTTTTCCCTCTGTGTGACTCTCCAGCTGAAGGATCTGCTCCACTATTACTATCCCATTGAAATAGATCCCAACCGGACCCTGGAAGAGAAACGTCCCCTCATGGTGGAGTGGTGAGTGCTGTTTGTGCTGAGACCTTGTCCTGACAACCTCTTGTCCCTGAGGGTACAGGACATGGGGCTTGAATCATCCCTGGCCTTGGCAGTGATCCCACAAGCTTTAGTTGTgactctgcctgcagctctgtcactgctgcctTTCCCTCACCAAATACAGGTGGACCAAGGCCCatgagctgctggtgcagcagaAGATCCACAAAAGTGACATAGCCCAGATCGTCAGAGAGTCAGAGGCGATGCTCAGGTACcagctgagggctgtgctgctgagctttggGATGGGGACGTGATGTGAGGTGCAGCTTGGGGCTGTGATGCTGAGCTTTGggcacaggatgtgctgctgagGTTTGGGATGGGGATGTGATGTGAGGTACAgcttggggctgtgctgctgagctttggGATGGGGATGTGATGTGAGGTACAgcttggggctgtgctgctgagctttggGCTGGGGATGTGATGCTGAGGTTTGGGATGGGGATGTGATGCTGAGGTTTGGGATGGGGATGTGATGCTGAGGTTTGGGTACAGGGATGTGATGCTGAGGtacaggctggggctgtgatgCTGAGGTACAGGCTGGGGATGTGCTGCTGAGTTTTGGGCACAGAGAGATGTGATGCTGAGGTTTGggcacaggatgtgctgctgagGTTTGGCACGGAGATGTAATGCTGAGGTTTGggcacaggatgtgctgctgagGTTTGGCATGGGGGTAAGATGCTCAGGTACAGCTTGgctgcccacagcccctctctCCAGCCCATATAGCCAGTGCTTTGCTCACTGGTCTCCAGCCATGTGACCAGTGCCAGCCTCCCTTGCTCACTCCCTGAGGCTGAGTTCAAACTAAATCAGGGCATGAGACACAGCCTGAGCTCTCTCCTTGGCTGcaggctgctcctccctgctctgaaaccaagcccctctcttgggccttggcaaggagcagctgaggggctggtgctgggcacagctcccccTTTGCAGGGCAGGGTGCAGCTCCctccttccagcagagctgtgttctTTGCTCTGCAACTGCCAAGCCTTATGCAGGCCCTTGGCTCAGCAGCAGGTCTCACCCACAGCACAGAAATGTTGTGCTAGAAGTTGCTGCTAAAGCTGACCTGGCAGCTGTGGCCCTAAGGCTggctcagggagctgggctctgccaggctcagggaggaGATGGCTTTTCATGGAATTGTGCATGGAATTGTGTCctggcaggctggggcagccagaggTTGTTCTGATCATCCTCCCAAGCAGTCTGAGCTGTTGCACATCTCCCACTCgtgtgggcaggctgtgccctgtgcccctgctgATGTGCTCAGGAGATGCCAGGCAAAACCTGGGGTGCTCCATGCTCCCACAAGTGCCCACCCAGACCCctggggctctgcccagggTGTGCTGGTGCCACAGAGAGCTCCTGCTGTTTGCAGAGCTTCCCTGGGTGTTTGTTTGGGAAGtggtgggcaggagcaggagctgggctgagcctgctgccagcacagggcaccAGGCACCGCGCTGGCAgctgcaaacacagccctgtgcaATGCACACTGCTGCCCTAGGGATGGCTTCCAGGAGTTCTTTGGTCAGCTGCATAAGAACAACGTCCCCCTGTTCATCTTCTCTGCTGGAGTTGGTGATGTCCTGGAGGAGATCATCCGTCAGGCCAACGTCTTCTACTCCAATGTCAACGTGGTGTCCAACTACATGGGCTTCAGTGATGATGTGAGTCCTGGCCCTGCACCTGTGTGCTCAGGGTGGGAGGAGAGCAGTGGGGTGTGGCATTTTCTGGTCCCCTGTCGGAGGAggaaatgatgaatctgactccatatttTTAGAAggcatattatattatattatattatattatattatattatattatattatattatattatattatattatattatattatattatattatattatattatattatattatattatattatattatattatattatattatattatattatattatattatattatattatattatattatattatattatattatattatattatattatattatattatattatattatattatattatattatattatattatattatattatattctattctattctattctattctattctgctatactaaagaatagagaaaggatacttacagaaggctaaaagatactaatgaaaaacctgtgactgcttCCAGAGTCCTGACGCAGCCTGACTGTGATTGGTCATGAagttaaaacaattcacatgttGGGTAAataatctccaaccacattccaaagcagcaaaacacaggagaagcaaatgagatagtattgttttccttttttctctgaggcttctcagtttttcctttttctctgaggcttctcagcttcccaggagaagaaatcctggcaaagggatttttcagaaaacatgaaagtgacagtgtggggctggggctgaggacTGGGACCTGATTAACAGTGACACCATCGGGTTAagagctgtctgtctgtctgtcccatgTGCTCAGGGAGTCCTCACACACTTCAAGGGGCCCCTCATCCACACCTACAACAAGAACAACACcgtgctgcagggcacaggctACTTCCAGCAGCTGAGCACCAGGACCAGCATCATCCTGCTGGGGGACTCCATGGGCGACCTGACCATGGCTGACGGTGTTCCCAGCGTGGAGAACATCCTCAAGATTGGTTTTCTCAATGACAAGGTGGGTGACAGTTCAGTGCTTCCCTAGCAGCCTTCcccggggccagcagggaggggcaggagctgccccagtgATTTGGGTGTGGAAGAGATTTGTACCAGCAGCCATGGGGTGTGTGGAGGTTTTGGgtttcctgcagtcaggatgACCCCAGAGTTCTTTTATTCCCAGCCCGAtggtcgaaggaagagttggaattcttctgctctgcttcacaaggttgtttattgtctcttatctaaaacattctttttctgACC is a window of Passer domesticus isolate bPasDom1 chromosome 27, bPasDom1.hap1, whole genome shotgun sequence DNA encoding:
- the NT5C3B gene encoding 7-methylguanosine phosphate-specific 5'-nucleotidase isoform X2, encoding MLQLLSLIFLSMVEDEYLVPELEKGTVRIRQPERVRGIIRSLREQGVAKLQVISDFDMTLSRFGCNGRRCPTSHNILDTSRVISEDGKKKLKDLLHYYYPIEIDPNRTLEEKRPLMVEWWTKAHELLVQQKIHKSDIAQIVRESEAMLRDGFQEFFGQLHKNNVPLFIFSAGVGDVLEEIIRQANVFYSNVNVVSNYMGFSDDGVLTHFKGPLIHTYNKNNTVLQGTGYFQQLSTRTSIILLGDSMGDLTMADGVPSVENILKIGFLNDKVEERRRKYLDSYDIVLESDETLEVVNGILRYILAET
- the NT5C3B gene encoding 7-methylguanosine phosphate-specific 5'-nucleotidase isoform X1, translated to MVPELEKGTVRIRQPERVRGIIRSLREQGVAKLQVISDFDMTLSRFGCNGRRCPTSHNILDTSRVISEDGKKKLKDLLHYYYPIEIDPNRTLEEKRPLMVEWWTKAHELLVQQKIHKSDIAQIVRESEAMLRDGFQEFFGQLHKNNVPLFIFSAGVGDVLEEIIRQANVFYSNVNVVSNYMGFSDDGVLTHFKGPLIHTYNKNNTVLQGTGYFQQLSTRTSIILLGDSMGDLTMADGVPSVENILKIGFLNDKVEERRRKYLDSYDIVLESDETLEVVNGILRYILAET